The following are encoded together in the Drosophila takahashii strain IR98-3 E-12201 chromosome X, DtakHiC1v2, whole genome shotgun sequence genome:
- the LOC108068604 gene encoding uncharacterized protein, protein MLKHASTTSSTAAAVATAAVAINPLSTLLGGQLLRTAANSSSNINCNGNSNSNCNSNSNTNSSSSNNQTGSGGSGHNTPPVPLVEAEAGIGSGIGNGSATTNGGSPTPAAAAVASTARNIHLRPPQPLNISALNASASSTLLNEGGGGGGGGGGHRGNSSTLLNIATPSTPLKPLTPLTPLTPLTQLTPNGHFLGNGSVHHHTYTNQHILASSGGAGGQQQQTQQQPQQQQQQQQQLPHAPAHAHSLSQVAPNYSRNYSHLTPNPARHKLPKSGPSPREALTSLGLLCLISLLLALLSLIFLLRISPNGREDAVGRGAGGEDFIVVYDVTLALGALSLSLNLCCLLVCAIQFLFAVKLREPAFEGRENQYLAKSSASRTCAVSGFFISIPVFLTGLILYTFSHFHSTPAIVTSLLIGVGIVFCGGAMVHNVFVWQREKTISYRGGAAHSLSVISAAQLPMPMTMTMPMPLPLPPPGGPYHGYHQGGGHLVPPSVTAVSPNHSHGSFNPLLLGGGGNGCCGGGGGGGGGGAGAVNSSFLVRPATATPPTPTPRTLANSSCLTTGREASGSVSPGIPPTLDMSNITVLLHELSTLV, encoded by the exons ATGCTGAAGCACGCCTCGACGACGAGCAGTACCGCTGCGGCCGTCGCCACGGCAGCGGTGGCCATCAACCCGCTGTCCACTTTGCTGGGCGGCCAGCTGCTGCGCACCGccgccaacagcagcagcaacatcaattgcaatggcaacagcaacagcaattgcaatagcaacagcaacaccaacagcagcagcagcaacaaccaaaCTGGAAGCGGCGGCAGTGGCCACAACACACCCCCAGTTCCGCTGGTGGAAGCGGAAGCGGGAATTGGAAGtggaattggaaatggaagtgCAACCACCAATGGCGGCTCACCGACACCCGCAGCAGCTGCGGTGGCAAGTACCGCGCGCAACATCCACCTGCGACCGCCGCAGCCGCTGAATATATCCGCCCTGAATGCCTCCGCCTCGAGCACGCTGCTCAACgagggaggaggaggtggaggaggaggaggaggtcacAGGGGCAACTCCTCCACGCTGCTGAATATCGCCACGCCCAGCACGCCGCTCAAGCCGCTCACCCCGCTCACCCCGCTCACGCCGCTCACCCAGCTGACGCCCAACGGACACTTTCTGGGCAACGGGAGTGTGCACCACCACACCTACACCAACCAGCACATCCTGGCCAGCAGCGGTGGTGCTGGTGGCCAGCAACAGCAGACgcaacagcagccgcagcagcagcagcaacagcagcaacagctgcCACATGCGCCGGCGCATGCGCACAGTCTCAGCCAAGTGGCGCCCAACTACAGCAGGAACTACAGCCACCTGACGCCCAATCCTGCGCGCCACAAGCTGCCCAAGTCGGGTCCTTCGCCCCGCGAGGCCCTCACCAGCCTGGGATTGCTATGTCTGA TTTCCCTGCTCCTGGCGCTGCTCTCGCTGATCTTCCTGCTGAGGATCTCGCCGAATGGACGCGAGGACGCCGTGGGTCGTGGCGCTGGCGGCGAGGACTTCATTGTCGTCTACGACGTGACCTTGGCCCTGGGCGCCCTGTCGCTGTCGCTGAACCTTTGCTGCCTGCTGGTCTGCGCCATCCAGTTCCTGTTCGCCGTGAAGCTGCGCGAACCCGCGTTCGAGGGGCGGGAGAACCAGTACCTGGCCAAGTCGAGTGCCAGCCGGACGTGCGCCGTCAGCGGGTTCTTCATCTCGATACCGGTCTTCCTCACCGGCCTCATCCTCTACACCTTCAGCCACTTCCACTCGACGCCGGCGATCGTGACCAGCCTGCTGATCGGCGTGGGCATCGTCTTCTGCGGCGGCGCCATGGTGCACAACGTCTTTGTGTGGCAGCGCGAGAAGACCATCAGCTATCGGGGTGGAGCGGCCCACAGCCTGTCGGTGATCTCGGCCGCCCAGCTGCCCATGCCTATGACTATGACTATGCCTATGCCCTTGCCACTGCCACCGCCGGGGGGTCCGTACCATGGGTATCACCAGGGCGGCGGTCACCTGGTGCCGCCCAGCGTGACGGCGGTCTCACCCAATCATTCGCATGGCAGCTTCAATCCGCTGCTcctcggaggaggaggaaatggctgctgcggcggaggaggaggaggaggaggaggaggagcaggagccgtCAACTCATCCTTCTTGGTGCGTCCCGccacggccacgccccccacgCCCACGCCGAGGACACTGGCGAACAGCAGCTGCCTGACGACGGGCCGCGAGGCCAGCGGATCGGTCAGTCCCGGGATCCCGCCGACGCTGGACATGAGCAacatcaccgtcctgctgcaCGAGCTATCCACACTCGTCTAG